One region of Pseudanabaena sp. BC1403 genomic DNA includes:
- a CDS encoding type II toxin-antitoxin system PrlF family antitoxin, translated as MTVILAPCSESTLTDRYQTTIPDPIRKALGLNKRDKIFYTIEPDGRVVISRADQTENDPIIGQFLNFLAQDIEKNPQHLQALNSDLVNRVQALVADVELNLDVPLSDEDE; from the coding sequence ATGACTGTAATACTAGCTCCATGTTCAGAATCTACGCTTACCGATCGCTATCAGACCACAATTCCTGATCCGATCCGTAAAGCTCTGGGCTTAAATAAACGCGATAAAATTTTCTATACCATTGAGCCAGATGGTCGAGTCGTGATTTCGCGTGCTGACCAAACCGAGAACGATCCCATTATTGGTCAATTTCTGAATTTTTTGGCTCAAGATATTGAGAAAAATCCCCAGCATTTACAAGCTTTAAATTCTGATTTGGTCAATCGTGTTCAAGCTCTGGTGGCTGATGTTGAGCTGAATCTAGATGTACCGCTATCGGATGAGGATGAATAG
- a CDS encoding type II toxin-antitoxin system YhaV family toxin, whose translation MSTNQPLVINGWNIFAHPLFLNQFEELLKQVEGLRQKYPNDYKQKNATKRLAAIAKLAFDVIPQDPTRSEYRQGATLGSEYKHWFRAKFFQQYRLFFRYHLESKIIIFAWVNDEGSKRAYESNTDAYRVFKKMLENGHPPDDWNDLLTEAKGETKRLVNAVNRQEMKAF comes from the coding sequence TTGTCTACCAATCAGCCGCTAGTAATTAATGGATGGAACATATTTGCTCATCCTTTGTTTTTGAATCAGTTTGAAGAACTTCTAAAACAAGTTGAAGGATTACGCCAGAAGTATCCCAATGATTACAAACAGAAAAATGCCACAAAGCGCCTAGCCGCGATCGCTAAATTAGCATTTGATGTCATTCCTCAAGATCCCACCCGTAGCGAATATCGCCAAGGTGCGACGCTTGGCAGCGAGTATAAGCATTGGTTTCGAGCAAAATTTTTTCAGCAGTACCGATTATTTTTTCGATATCATCTGGAGAGCAAAATTATTATTTTTGCTTGGGTAAATGATGAGGGTTCTAAGCGAGCCTATGAAAGCAATACAGATGCCTATCGAGTTTTTAAAAAGATGCTCGAAAATGGTCACCCTCCAGATGATTGGAATGATCTACTCACAGAAGCAAAAGGTGAAACTAAGCGTCTAGTAAACGCAGTCAATCGACAAGAAATGAAAGCTTTCTAA